The following DNA comes from Candidatus Ozemobacteraceae bacterium.
CTGGCCGAGGTCGTGCGCGACGGAGCGGACGTAGGTGCCGCGGGAACAATGAATGCGAAGGACGAGATGGCGGCAGCCGCCCGATTCGAAGTCCCGCACGAGGCGGATCGAGGTGACATGCACCTTTCGGCTCGCCAGTTCGACGGTCTCGCCGGCACGCGCCAGCGCATAGGCGCGCTTCCCCTGCACCTTGATGGCCGAGTAGACGGGCGGTTTCTGGTCGTAGGTGCCGACGAAGCGGCGGAGGGCCGTGAGGATCGCGTCGCGATCGACGGTTACGGGGCCCGGATGCTCGTAGGTGGCCTGGCCGGTCGCGTCGTAGGTATCGGTGGCCCGGCCCAGCGTGACGCGCATCAGGTAGGTCTTGTCGAGAAACGCGGGCGGGATGTAGGGGAGGACCTTCAGACTCTTGTCCATGAAGATCAGGAGAACGCCCTGCGCCATCGGATCGAGCGTGCCGCCGTGGCCAGCCTTGACCCCGTAGGCCTTTCTGACCATCGCGACGACGTCGTGCGAGGAAAGGCCGGCCGGCTTGTAGACCACGAGGCATCCGTCGCTGTTCATGCTGTGAGCCCTTTCCGCGTCA
Coding sequences within:
- the truB gene encoding tRNA pseudouridine(55) synthase TruB; translated protein: MNSDGCLVVYKPAGLSSHDVVAMVRKAYGVKAGHGGTLDPMAQGVLLIFMDKSLKVLPYIPPAFLDKTYLMRVTLGRATDTYDATGQATYEHPGPVTVDRDAILTALRRFVGTYDQKPPVYSAIKVQGKRAYALARAGETVELASRKVHVTSIRLVRDFESGGCRHLVLRIHCSRGTYVRSVAHDLGQELGCGGHLSYLLRERVGSWTHLQAFPAWKIENRLSFDETPAFMPYSAILPFARATVQPGVEARIRSGTPLEAKDLLKIEPGHVDNAQDNVIQIVSATGELIALYGPPAANKPKNGQKLMPIRVFS